From one Myxococcales bacterium genomic stretch:
- a CDS encoding molybdopterin-dependent oxidoreductase, which produces MRITRRQFVSWGLAAGAAIGVEGVGHAFFGHVMRTATRRDEPVPSVCRACPAGCGIVGYLRDKTQLTAILGNPEHPASRGKVCALALAAINLHYHPERLWQARRRNGQTLETTAALDEAQRQLAGLLAEGATVVIDTWDEQAAHADFLAPLGVRGKLIGREALAGANRQAVMREIWGAEVRPDIEAADLLLVFDDRPLDEGPRFIQDARRIVEGQVDRGLKVVVFDPHLANTGGKADLWVPIRPGTARVAALALVRHTLEHWKLDATIRMGGQYLPLYFLAEALDAYDFEYAAHRCGVDPELLRQAADLLLESHRPATMAGDGVFDGADAKAAYASIALIDLLFGERQIPVIPRPRWVPEAQALTAVEAEEFYRELEFGEKRRKIILITHRANPVYERGGRLESALVDGAAAYHLAISPLPNETAGVADLVIPEALPLECEGRVWLTAYVPTPTYALQQPIAPPPKGVLPAKAVFAALTGAEPPANAAAENDLRWVRDRLGVQAFFEIAQGIFAGDVNFKPELVYTPSLAYFKQLAPLETTPAHGGRLELLLHGGPTTNRTSAQAKWLAEIDHAAKLFVNPDDARRLRVRTGDAVRLLAEESRPAPARPVEVKVEVFVSGGIRPGCAALNIGQGHPASGLLALASRFSARLDPDMKLIWWEDQRNGVNLSPLTTADPAPEGDRLLRPLVRLRVRRA; this is translated from the coding sequence ATGCGGATTACGCGTCGCCAATTCGTTTCCTGGGGCCTGGCCGCCGGCGCGGCGATCGGGGTCGAGGGAGTCGGCCACGCGTTTTTCGGCCACGTGATGCGCACCGCCACGCGCCGCGACGAACCGGTGCCGTCGGTCTGCCGGGCTTGCCCGGCCGGCTGCGGCATTGTCGGCTATTTGCGCGACAAGACGCAGCTCACCGCGATTCTCGGCAATCCCGAGCACCCGGCCAGCCGCGGCAAGGTCTGCGCGCTCGCCCTGGCCGCGATCAATCTGCACTATCACCCCGAGCGCCTCTGGCAGGCCCGCCGCCGCAACGGGCAAACGCTCGAAACCACCGCCGCGCTCGACGAGGCGCAGCGCCAATTGGCCGGGCTGCTGGCCGAGGGCGCCACGGTGGTGATCGACACCTGGGACGAGCAGGCGGCGCACGCCGATTTCCTGGCGCCGCTCGGCGTCCGAGGGAAATTGATCGGCCGCGAGGCGTTGGCCGGCGCGAACCGGCAGGCGGTCATGCGCGAAATCTGGGGCGCCGAGGTCCGGCCCGACATCGAAGCCGCCGATCTGCTGCTGGTCTTCGACGACCGGCCGCTCGACGAGGGGCCGCGCTTCATTCAAGACGCCCGGCGCATCGTCGAGGGGCAGGTCGACCGCGGCTTGAAGGTGGTGGTGTTCGATCCGCACCTCGCCAACACCGGCGGCAAGGCCGATCTGTGGGTGCCGATCCGGCCCGGCACGGCGCGCGTCGCGGCGTTGGCTCTGGTGCGCCACACGCTGGAGCACTGGAAGCTCGACGCGACGATCCGTATGGGCGGCCAATACCTGCCGCTTTATTTTCTGGCCGAGGCGCTCGACGCCTACGACTTCGAATATGCCGCGCACCGCTGCGGCGTGGATCCCGAATTGCTGCGGCAGGCCGCCGACCTGCTGCTCGAATCCCATCGCCCGGCGACCATGGCCGGCGACGGCGTTTTCGACGGCGCGGACGCGAAAGCGGCGTATGCTTCCATCGCCTTGATCGATCTGCTGTTCGGCGAGCGTCAGATCCCGGTCATTCCGCGGCCGCGTTGGGTGCCCGAGGCGCAGGCGCTGACCGCGGTGGAGGCCGAGGAGTTCTACCGCGAACTGGAATTCGGCGAGAAGCGGCGAAAGATCATCCTGATCACCCATCGCGCCAATCCGGTTTACGAGCGGGGCGGCCGCCTGGAAAGCGCGCTGGTCGACGGCGCGGCGGCCTATCATCTGGCGATCAGTCCGCTGCCCAACGAAACGGCCGGGGTCGCCGATCTCGTCATTCCCGAGGCATTGCCGCTGGAGTGCGAGGGCCGCGTCTGGCTGACTGCCTACGTTCCGACGCCGACGTATGCGTTGCAGCAGCCGATCGCGCCGCCGCCCAAGGGCGTGTTGCCGGCCAAAGCCGTCTTCGCTGCCCTGACCGGCGCCGAACCGCCGGCGAACGCCGCGGCGGAAAACGACCTCCGCTGGGTGCGCGATCGGTTGGGCGTGCAGGCGTTTTTCGAAATCGCCCAGGGGATTTTCGCCGGCGATGTGAACTTCAAACCCGAACTGGTTTACACCCCGTCGCTGGCCTACTTCAAACAGCTCGCGCCTTTGGAAACGACCCCGGCGCACGGCGGGCGGCTGGAACTGCTCCTGCACGGCGGTCCGACGACCAACCGGACCAGCGCGCAAGCCAAGTGGCTGGCGGAAATCGATCACGCCGCCAAGCTGTTCGTGAATCCGGACGACGCCCGGCGCCTGCGCGTCCGCACCGGCGACGCGGTGCGTTTGCTGGCCGAGGAAAGCCGGCCCGCGCCCGCGCGACCGGTCGAGGTGAAGGTGGAAGTGTTCGTTTCGGGCGGCATCCGTCCCGGCTGCGCGGCGTTGAATATCGGCCAGGGCCATCCGGCCTCCGGGCTGCTGGCGCTGGCCAGCCGCTTTTCCGCCCGGCTCGACCCGGACATGAAACTGATCTGGTGGGAAGACCAACGCAACGGCGTCAACCTGTCGCCGCTGACCACCGCCGACCCCGCGCCGGAAGGCGACCGCCTGCTGCGGCCGCTCGTCCGGCTGCGCGTCAGGAGGGCCTGA
- a CDS encoding 4Fe-4S dicluster domain-containing protein, producing MASITEQSPPLSTEKRRTVDQLLTIKEPPVARFRLLSRGMEPYHRLYLPSGDEITGDQACLACGNCVDSCPVLRREPARLGVTDRRTSFALETTVAEDCELCFSCLLACPQVDTEIKDYVVDEKIPETIPQSKLLRRFDNYFMVIAALLLGIALGVFIAR from the coding sequence ATGGCATCGATCACCGAACAATCGCCGCCGCTGTCCACGGAGAAACGACGGACGGTCGATCAACTGCTGACCATCAAGGAGCCGCCGGTGGCGCGCTTCCGGTTGCTCAGCCGCGGGATGGAGCCGTACCACCGGCTGTACCTGCCCAGCGGCGACGAGATCACCGGCGACCAGGCCTGCCTGGCCTGCGGTAATTGCGTCGATTCGTGCCCGGTGCTACGGCGCGAACCGGCGCGACTGGGCGTGACCGACCGCCGCACCAGCTTTGCGTTGGAAACGACGGTCGCCGAGGATTGCGAATTGTGTTTTTCGTGCCTGCTGGCCTGCCCGCAGGTAGACACGGAAATCAAGGATTACGTGGTGGACGAGAAGATCCCGGAAACGATCCCCCAAAGCAAACTGCTGCGCCGGTTCGACAACTACTTCATGGTCATCGCGGCGCTGCTACTGGGCATCGCGCTCGGCGTTTTCATCGCCCGATAG
- a CDS encoding 4Fe-4S dicluster domain-containing protein — protein sequence MQTLPPETARIYLMGKEYLVPDSLTIQKAFEFAGYQWLRGCGCRGGICGACATVYRFAGSYKIEVGLACQTVVQDGMYIAQIPFFPAPKATYDVERIEATTQVVHSLYPEIFKCMGCNTCTKSCPMEIRVMEYISATIRGDLREAARLSFDCVMCGLCAARCPGELKQYHIAELVRRLVGVHLQPRSRHLAAQTARIRAGEFEKALDEVTALSDAELRQRYVAREEQPQEDDPNWKPKDPTYL from the coding sequence ATGCAGACGTTACCGCCGGAAACCGCGCGGATTTACCTCATGGGCAAGGAATATCTGGTGCCCGATTCGTTGACCATTCAAAAGGCCTTCGAGTTCGCCGGCTACCAATGGCTGCGCGGCTGCGGCTGCCGCGGCGGCATCTGCGGCGCCTGCGCGACCGTCTACCGGTTCGCGGGTTCGTACAAGATCGAGGTCGGGCTGGCCTGCCAGACGGTCGTCCAGGACGGCATGTACATCGCCCAGATCCCGTTCTTCCCGGCGCCGAAGGCGACCTACGACGTGGAGCGGATCGAGGCGACCACGCAGGTCGTTCATTCGTTGTACCCGGAGATCTTCAAGTGCATGGGTTGCAACACCTGTACGAAAAGCTGCCCGATGGAAATCCGGGTCATGGAGTACATCAGCGCGACCATCCGCGGCGATCTGCGCGAGGCGGCCCGGCTGTCGTTCGACTGCGTCATGTGCGGCCTCTGCGCGGCGCGTTGCCCTGGCGAACTCAAGCAGTATCACATCGCCGAACTCGTCCGCCGGCTGGTGGGCGTGCACCTGCAGCCGCGCAGCCGCCACCTGGCGGCGCAAACCGCGCGCATCCGCGCCGGCGAATTCGAAAAGGCGCTGGACGAGGTGACGGCGCTGAGCGACGCCGAGTTGCGGCAGCGCTACGTCGCGCGCGAGGAACAGCCGCAGGAAGATGATCCGAACTGGAAACCGAAGGACCCGACGTATCTGTAG
- a CDS encoding FAD-binding protein, producing the protein MGYTQELLELIKKVEATRPARIQRAKEGKDFPALSLAERAERLKHHPDYQADGRRPLVVGPSKGYAICHEMAALFEARPLLDPDRFAVDKPDYTTDVLVLGGGGAGTSAALLAAEQGLRVILATKLRHGDANTMMAEGGIQAATKVGWDSPYFHYLDVIGGGHFKNVPELVRTLVTEAPLVIEWLEGLGCLLSKEPHDPQGTLRTAHGGGTCRKRMHFAADITGAEIMRTLRDEARNRADRIEVLEFNPAIELILDDKGRCMGAVLLNLETKQTYVVHAKAVVLATGGSGRLHIKGFMTTNHYGATADGLVIAYRAGVPVCFLHAVQYHPTGVVFPEQAEGILITEKVRGFGAHVLNVEGEQFVFEREPRDVEAASIIRECTVVGKGVPTPTGKFGVWLDSPMIETMVGPGTVEREFPGKFILYKRFGIDIGKVPMLVYPTLHYQNGGVTYNRHCETNVPGLFAAGEVTGGVHGENRLMGNSLLDVCVFGRIAGQTAAAYVKEKYAPGIPNLEHVRRFIAERKEAGIDSAVASPILLPDYVNQQVKDKRLPGL; encoded by the coding sequence GTGGGCTATACCCAGGAATTGCTCGAGCTGATTAAAAAAGTCGAAGCGACCCGTCCGGCCCGCATTCAGCGTGCCAAGGAGGGTAAGGACTTCCCGGCGCTGTCGCTGGCCGAACGCGCCGAACGATTGAAGCACCACCCGGACTACCAGGCGGATGGGCGTCGGCCGCTCGTTGTCGGTCCCAGCAAGGGCTACGCGATCTGCCACGAGATGGCTGCCCTGTTCGAGGCCCGGCCGCTGCTCGATCCCGATCGCTTCGCCGTGGACAAACCCGATTACACCACCGACGTTCTGGTGCTGGGCGGCGGTGGCGCAGGCACCAGCGCGGCGTTACTCGCGGCCGAGCAAGGGCTGCGCGTAATTCTCGCCACCAAGCTGCGGCACGGCGACGCCAACACCATGATGGCCGAGGGCGGCATCCAGGCGGCGACGAAAGTCGGGTGGGACAGCCCGTATTTCCATTACCTCGACGTGATCGGCGGCGGTCACTTCAAAAACGTGCCGGAACTGGTGCGGACGTTGGTCACCGAGGCGCCGCTGGTGATCGAGTGGCTCGAGGGTCTGGGCTGCCTGCTGTCGAAGGAGCCGCACGACCCGCAGGGCACCTTGCGCACGGCGCACGGCGGCGGCACCTGCCGCAAGCGGATGCACTTCGCGGCCGACATCACCGGCGCGGAAATCATGCGCACCCTGCGCGACGAGGCCCGCAACCGCGCCGACCGGATCGAGGTGCTGGAGTTCAATCCGGCGATCGAGCTGATTCTGGACGACAAGGGCCGCTGCATGGGCGCGGTGCTGCTCAACCTCGAGACGAAGCAGACCTACGTCGTCCACGCCAAGGCCGTGGTGCTGGCCACCGGCGGCTCGGGCCGCCTGCACATCAAGGGCTTCATGACCACCAATCACTACGGCGCGACCGCCGACGGGTTGGTGATCGCCTACCGCGCGGGCGTGCCCGTCTGCTTCTTGCACGCCGTGCAATACCACCCGACCGGCGTCGTCTTTCCGGAACAGGCCGAGGGCATCCTGATCACCGAAAAGGTGCGCGGCTTCGGCGCCCACGTGCTGAACGTCGAGGGCGAGCAGTTCGTCTTCGAGCGCGAGCCGCGCGATGTCGAGGCGGCGAGCATCATTCGCGAATGCACGGTGGTCGGGAAGGGCGTGCCGACGCCGACCGGCAAGTTCGGCGTCTGGCTCGACAGCCCGATGATCGAGACCATGGTCGGCCCGGGCACCGTCGAGCGCGAGTTCCCCGGCAAGTTCATCCTGTACAAGCGCTTCGGCATCGACATCGGCAAGGTGCCGATGCTCGTCTACCCGACGCTGCATTATCAAAACGGCGGCGTGACCTACAATCGACATTGCGAGACCAACGTGCCGGGTTTGTTCGCGGCGGGCGAGGTGACCGGCGGCGTCCACGGCGAGAATCGCCTGATGGGCAATTCGCTGCTCGACGTGTGCGTGTTCGGCCGGATCGCGGGGCAGACGGCGGCGGCTTACGTCAAGGAAAAGTACGCACCGGGCATCCCGAACCTCGAGCACGTGCGGCGGTTCATCGCCGAACGGAAGGAAGCCGGCATTGACAGCGCGGTCGCCAGCCCGATCCTGCTGCCCGACTACGTCAACCAGCAGGTGAAGGATAAGCGGCTCCCCGGCCTGTAG
- a CDS encoding SCP2 sterol-binding domain-containing protein has protein sequence MSDMTVNQVFENITAKMAADPGKVANIKSVYQFNVTGDGGGEWYVDLTGDAPKVAAGASPTPHCTVTVSDADFIAIYTGSLNAQMAFMTGKVKISGDMGLAMKLGKILG, from the coding sequence ATGTCTGACATGACCGTGAACCAGGTGTTTGAAAACATTACCGCGAAAATGGCCGCCGATCCGGGCAAAGTGGCCAACATCAAGTCGGTTTATCAGTTCAACGTCACCGGCGACGGCGGCGGCGAATGGTACGTGGATCTCACCGGCGACGCTCCCAAGGTCGCGGCGGGCGCCTCGCCGACGCCTCATTGCACGGTCACCGTTTCCGACGCCGATTTCATCGCGATCTACACCGGCAGCCTGAATGCCCAGATGGCTTTCATGACCGGCAAAGTGAAGATCAGCGGCGACATGGGCCTGGCGATGAAACTGGGGAAAATCCTCGGGTAG
- a CDS encoding YjbQ family protein codes for MRSHTEYLWFQTKQRREYINITDRIEKAVEESGIQEGMVLVSAMHITAGIWVNDAELGIIADIDEMIENLAPVGKNYRHHRTGEDNGDAHLKSILVHNQVILPITEGRLDLGPWQQVYYCEFDGRRRKRVVVKAIGE; via the coding sequence ATGAGAAGCCATACCGAATATTTGTGGTTCCAAACCAAGCAGCGGCGCGAGTACATCAATATCACCGACCGGATTGAAAAAGCCGTCGAGGAATCCGGCATCCAGGAAGGAATGGTGCTGGTCAGCGCCATGCACATCACCGCCGGCATTTGGGTCAACGACGCCGAACTGGGAATCATCGCCGATATCGATGAAATGATTGAAAACCTCGCCCCAGTCGGCAAAAACTACCGGCACCATCGCACGGGCGAGGATAACGGCGATGCGCACCTGAAAAGCATTCTCGTCCACAATCAAGTCATCCTGCCGATCACCGAAGGCCGCCTGGATCTCGGCCCCTGGCAACAGGTTTATTATTGCGAATTCGACGGCCGACGCCGCAAGCGGGTCGTCGTCAAGGCGATCGGCGAATAG
- a CDS encoding formylglycine-generating enzyme family protein codes for MKRLASFGFVFIGFFLLLLVFGWHWLRAEEKTPSRAETHGLIPLVKVPAGKFLMGSPPDEPARENDETLHEVVITRPFYIGATEVTRKQWLKVKWYSTTWLDHSGLTRCDGIDCPADMVRWQEAIEFCNRLSILEGRTRCYSGKGDHVQWKRDCTGYRLPTEAEWEYAARAGTTTPFYTGATMTRTQANCSEMTDLFGSSPEPRRNVMSIRGFPPNQWGLYDMSGNLEEWVWDRYGDYATGPVVDPAEPASPYENGRYRVLRGGYWATAFSGCRSAARSRALGDPQHNEWGLKPRIAGAGFRVVRNAE; via the coding sequence ATGAAACGCCTGGCGAGTTTCGGCTTCGTCTTCATTGGCTTCTTTCTGCTGCTGCTAGTCTTCGGTTGGCATTGGTTACGCGCCGAGGAGAAAACGCCATCCAGAGCAGAAACTCACGGCCTGATACCGCTGGTCAAGGTTCCCGCCGGCAAATTCCTGATGGGCTCGCCGCCGGACGAACCGGCGCGGGAAAACGACGAAACATTGCACGAGGTAGTGATCACTCGTCCCTTCTACATCGGGGCGACCGAGGTCACCAGAAAACAGTGGCTGAAGGTAAAATGGTACAGCACCACTTGGCTGGATCATTCCGGATTGACCCGCTGTGACGGCATCGACTGTCCCGCCGACATGGTGCGATGGCAGGAAGCGATCGAGTTCTGTAACCGACTTTCGATCCTGGAAGGTCGGACGCGTTGTTACAGCGGCAAGGGCGACCACGTGCAATGGAAACGCGATTGCACCGGTTATCGCCTTCCCACCGAGGCCGAATGGGAATACGCCGCGCGCGCCGGTACGACCACGCCATTTTATACCGGCGCCACCATGACCAGGACCCAAGCCAACTGTAGCGAGATGACGGATTTATTCGGTTCTTCTCCCGAACCGCGCCGCAATGTGATGTCGATCCGCGGTTTTCCGCCTAATCAATGGGGCCTTTATGACATGAGCGGCAACCTCGAAGAATGGGTCTGGGATCGGTACGGCGATTACGCGACGGGACCGGTCGTCGATCCGGCGGAACCGGCGTCACCCTATGAGAACGGCCGCTATCGCGTTCTGCGCGGCGGATATTGGGCAACCGCTTTTTCCGGTTGCCGTTCCGCGGCGCGAAGCCGAGCGCTTGGCGATCCGCAACACAACGAGTGGGGTCTCAAACCACGAATCGCGGGCGCGGGATTTCGTGTGGTACGCAACGCCGAATAG
- the rfaE2 gene encoding D-glycero-beta-D-manno-heptose 1-phosphate adenylyltransferase, with protein sequence MIYRSAKILAREPLLAVLREDRRQGKRLVFTNGCFDILHIGHVRLFAQARTAGDVLIVAINSDDSIRRLEKGDERPIHPQDDRAALLAAFAAIDYLTIFDEDTPIPLLDLIRPDVLVKGGDWGPHQVVGRELVESYGGRVWQVPLVSGRSTTNYVRQIRG encoded by the coding sequence ATGATCTATCGCTCGGCTAAAATTCTGGCGCGGGAGCCCTTACTGGCCGTTCTCCGGGAAGACCGCCGGCAAGGCAAACGCCTGGTCTTCACCAACGGCTGTTTCGACATCCTGCACATCGGCCACGTCCGCCTGTTCGCCCAGGCCAGGACCGCCGGCGACGTGCTGATCGTCGCCATCAATTCCGACGACTCCATCCGCCGGCTGGAAAAAGGCGACGAACGGCCCATTCATCCGCAGGACGATCGGGCGGCCTTGCTGGCGGCTTTCGCGGCGATCGATTACCTGACGATCTTCGACGAGGATACGCCCATCCCCCTGCTCGATCTCATCCGCCCGGATGTGCTGGTCAAAGGCGGCGATTGGGGGCCGCATCAGGTGGTCGGCCGCGAGTTGGTCGAATCCTATGGCGGGCGCGTCTGGCAGGTTCCCTTGGTGAGCGGTCGCTCAACCACCAATTACGTCCGCCAAATACGCGGCTAA
- a CDS encoding OmpA family protein, with protein MKTPLRRHFPVFLAIVLLAAACGRSSPVALDMFRTQLEEARKKGASFCAPADFAAAEAYLDFAAKSYELGNRQDGENYLRKVPAYLNAATKKSQNCASDLDNDGIPDWRDGDPYRAEDYDGFQDEDGIPEDDNDGDGYLDGEDSCPNEPEDFDGFEDEDGCPDNDNDYDGVPDDRDLCPTQPEDIDGWQDEDGCPDPDNDNDGFPDLADACPDNPETFNGFLDDDGCPDQLPKKRKFIALPEVEFLGHSAYLTKKSKANLVDFAQKLQRNPDLHVRIESHLYGRGDEEAARELTRKRAEALKAYLVENGVLAQRLTALAFGGDRPIADNDTYAGRLKNERVDFIIYLP; from the coding sequence GTGAAAACGCCGCTGCGCCGCCATTTCCCGGTTTTCCTGGCGATCGTCTTGCTGGCCGCCGCCTGCGGCCGTTCGAGCCCGGTGGCGTTGGACATGTTTCGCACCCAACTGGAAGAGGCTCGTAAAAAAGGCGCCTCGTTTTGCGCGCCCGCCGATTTCGCGGCCGCCGAGGCCTACCTCGACTTCGCCGCCAAATCCTACGAACTCGGCAACCGACAGGACGGCGAAAACTATTTGCGCAAAGTCCCCGCTTACCTGAATGCCGCCACCAAAAAATCGCAAAATTGCGCTTCCGACCTCGATAACGACGGCATCCCCGATTGGCGCGACGGCGATCCTTACCGGGCCGAGGATTACGACGGCTTTCAAGACGAGGACGGCATTCCCGAAGACGACAACGACGGCGACGGCTATCTTGACGGCGAGGATTCCTGCCCCAACGAGCCGGAGGATTTCGACGGCTTCGAGGACGAGGACGGCTGCCCCGACAACGACAACGATTACGACGGCGTGCCCGACGACCGCGACTTGTGCCCGACCCAGCCCGAGGACATCGACGGCTGGCAGGACGAGGACGGTTGCCCGGATCCGGACAACGACAACGATGGTTTCCCCGATCTGGCGGACGCCTGCCCGGACAATCCCGAGACCTTCAACGGCTTCCTCGACGACGACGGCTGTCCCGATCAGTTGCCGAAAAAACGCAAGTTCATCGCCCTGCCCGAAGTGGAATTCCTCGGCCATTCGGCCTACCTGACGAAAAAATCGAAAGCCAATCTGGTCGACTTCGCGCAGAAACTGCAACGCAACCCGGATTTGCACGTCCGCATCGAAAGCCATCTCTACGGGCGCGGCGACGAAGAGGCGGCCCGGGAATTGACGCGCAAACGCGCCGAAGCGTTAAAGGCCTATCTCGTGGAAAACGGCGTTCTGGCGCAGCGACTGACCGCCCTGGCTTTCGGCGGCGATCGCCCGATCGCCGATAACGACACCTACGCGGGTCGGTTGAAAAACGAACGCGTGGACTTCATCATCTATCTACCATGA
- a CDS encoding methylmalonyl-CoA carboxyltransferase — protein MAMDERTSLEKLREMNTLALLGGGAERIAKQHAAGKLTARERLEKLFDPGTFRELDRFVVHRCHDFGMEKQPVLGDAVVTGYGLVNGRTVFAFAQDFTVFGGSLSRVVADKICKAMDLSLQNGAPFVGLCDSGGARVQEGVDSLAGYGDIFLHNTLASGVVPQISVIMGPCAGGAVYSPAITDFVFMVDRTSHMFITGPNVIETVTGEKVSMDQLGGAATHTAVSGVAHFAYPDDASCLAGVRRLLGYFPSNNTEDAPVYQTADPPDRESPELETLVPANPNLPYDVHEIIARVVDGGTFVEVHAAYAGNLVVGYATLGGRSVGIVANNPAVKAGCLDLEASMKGARFVRCCDCFNIPILTFCDVPGFLPGVQQEYGGIIKHGAKMIYAYAEATVPKITLVLRKAYGGAYIVMGSKQLRADINYSYPGAEVAVMGPEGAVNVVFKKQIDQAADPKAEREKLIREYREKFANPVVAAGLGYLDEVIEPRQTRRKLYEALLLLRNKHDTLPPKKHGNIPL, from the coding sequence GTGGCGATGGACGAACGGACATCCTTGGAAAAGTTGCGGGAAATGAACACGCTGGCCCTGTTGGGCGGTGGGGCGGAACGGATCGCGAAGCAGCACGCCGCCGGCAAGCTGACGGCGCGCGAGCGACTGGAAAAGCTTTTCGACCCGGGCACGTTCCGCGAACTGGACCGCTTCGTGGTGCATCGCTGCCACGATTTCGGCATGGAGAAGCAGCCCGTCCTCGGCGACGCGGTCGTCACCGGCTACGGCCTCGTCAACGGCCGGACGGTTTTCGCCTTCGCCCAGGATTTCACGGTGTTCGGCGGCAGCCTGTCGCGGGTGGTCGCGGACAAAATCTGCAAGGCGATGGACCTGTCGCTGCAGAACGGCGCGCCGTTCGTCGGCTTGTGCGATTCGGGCGGCGCCCGCGTGCAGGAAGGCGTGGACAGCCTGGCCGGATACGGCGATATCTTTTTGCATAATACGCTGGCCTCGGGCGTCGTGCCGCAGATCAGCGTCATCATGGGGCCGTGCGCGGGCGGCGCGGTGTACAGCCCGGCGATCACCGATTTCGTGTTCATGGTCGATCGCACCAGCCACATGTTCATCACCGGGCCGAACGTCATCGAAACGGTCACCGGCGAAAAGGTGAGTATGGACCAGTTGGGCGGCGCGGCGACCCACACGGCGGTGAGCGGGGTGGCGCACTTCGCCTATCCGGATGATGCGTCCTGCCTGGCCGGGGTGCGGCGGCTGCTCGGATACTTCCCCAGCAACAACACCGAGGACGCGCCGGTCTACCAGACGGCCGATCCGCCCGATCGCGAATCGCCCGAACTCGAAACGCTGGTGCCGGCCAATCCGAACCTCCCTTACGACGTGCACGAGATCATCGCGCGGGTCGTCGACGGCGGAACGTTCGTGGAAGTGCACGCGGCGTACGCCGGCAACCTGGTGGTCGGTTACGCGACGCTGGGCGGGCGCAGCGTGGGCATCGTCGCCAACAACCCGGCGGTCAAGGCGGGGTGTCTGGATCTCGAAGCCAGCATGAAGGGCGCGCGGTTCGTGCGCTGCTGCGACTGCTTCAATATCCCGATCCTGACGTTTTGCGACGTGCCCGGCTTCTTGCCGGGGGTGCAGCAGGAATACGGCGGCATCATCAAGCACGGCGCCAAGATGATCTACGCCTACGCCGAGGCCACGGTGCCGAAGATCACCCTCGTTTTGCGCAAGGCCTACGGCGGCGCCTATATCGTCATGGGTTCCAAGCAACTGCGGGCCGACATCAACTACAGCTATCCGGGCGCCGAGGTCGCGGTGATGGGGCCGGAAGGCGCGGTCAACGTCGTCTTTAAAAAGCAGATCGACCAGGCCGCCGATCCCAAGGCCGAGCGCGAAAAACTGATTCGCGAATACCGCGAAAAATTCGCCAATCCCGTCGTGGCGGCCGGACTGGGCTACCTCGACGAGGTGATCGAACCGCGCCAGACGCGCCGGAAACTGTACGAGGCGCTGCTGCTGTTGCGCAACAAACACGACACGTTGCCGCCGAAAAAACACGGCAATATCCCCCTCTGA